In the Ciconia boyciana chromosome 25, ASM3463844v1, whole genome shotgun sequence genome, TTGGAGTGTATACTGAAGTAAAGCTCATGCACTCTATAGGGTGTTATCAGGTGGAGTTTTACGTATCCAAAAAacctaagaaaatgaaaaaagagaggCTCAGAATTCTCACCCCCCTACATCTGAAGAGCCATTGTGAAGGTGAAGCCTTTAGTTCCCAggtgagagaaacaaaacagcgatcacctctcctgctgcaaGGCAATTAAAGTagcaactatttaaaaaaaccgAAGTAGCTACAGCAACTCAGACTGGAAAGAAGAACCACTGTCGACAACACCAGACGAAACCCCACTCGCACCAGAATATCCGGAGTACTCAGCCTGTGCTGTAAAGCCCCCAAATACAGTCCATAAAACAATGGATATAAAAATAAGCCTACCTAAAAACTATACAAGTACAGAAACTGAAGCATGTTTGCAGAGGACACTGATCCCATGCATGTTGACCAGCAAGGTTTTTGAACTGgaatctcatttattttatgtttggaaagggagaaataaCCAAACAGAGGGATAGTTAAAGCAGAAGTGACACGTGGCAACattatgagattttttttttttagcatatgTACTGTAATAAgtcttccatctttttttgcTTCCATACCATAAGCATTTGTGCATCCTACTGGGAGAGAAAATCAAGGTGTTCTGCTGCAACCTAAAATTTACTTTTACATACCCAATGTAAAACTACGTGTGTTTGAGACTATACCAAGGATATGATTACAAGCACAGTAACAAACATGCAATAGTTAAGGATTTTACATTGTCTGTACAAAACCTGTGGTTGAAAAACAGAAGTCACTATAGGGACTGGAGGAACTTGAACAGCTCTTGGTTTAGGATAACTCAAAACTGCGTCTTTTCAGGAACCTCCATCCTTTCACCAAAAGGTATCTGTCTCCTCTTGGGGTGATGAGAGGACATACTGCAGACAAATTTCTGCTGGTGGGGAAAAGCTCAGTCCCTTTGGAAGAATTCGCATTAGCTATTTCTCAAAAAatcagaacatgaaaaaaatgttggttttcTGTTCCAAATCTAGAAAGCACTCCTCCAGTTTATCTTTCTCATTCTTCACTACTACTGTACTACAAATTAAACTTCAAATAGGCTTTCCCTTTTCAGTCTCAAGCTCCATTATTTGCTTCAGTGGTTCTTCTCCCTCAGACATAATGCTTCAAAACTTAGTGCTTTACGATGGGGCCCCTAAAATGCCTTCAGAAGGCAAGCATTATCTCATTTTGCTGATGGAGTTAGTTGAAGTAGTTTAAAAGAATCACTATCCTTTACAAAGGTCATGCAGGAACTCAACAACAAAGTCTAGGAAAGCACCCATCCTGATTCAGAGCCATTCCTTACTGAACTATGCCACTTCCAGATTCTCTTCCTTTGATCCCAGCtgttgtatttttacatttggtGCCAAAAGCCATTACAATACTCTGCTAACACACATCCACTATGTTGTCTTCTAAAACAACTTGCCATCTGCTCTCCACAAGGCATCCATCCTTCTACTACGTTGACTTAGATACTGCAAGTTGCAGACGCTAAAAGTTCAGAGGCCAAACCAGCTAATCCCATCACAAAGACATCCTGCGTTTCTCAAGCATCTGGGCTCATCATGTCTTACGTTAGCCATGCTTGTTACAACTATTATGTAAACAGAAAGATGTTAATAATCATTTTTAACTAATGAGAAAATGTCAGGTTTGatatttgaatttaaatgctAGATTACTAAAGTTCAGACAAGGATTCTGCAATTTTGCCTACCTGTTGACCCAGAAGTTGTTTCAGGAGAGGACACATtttgcactgctgctttttcatttctctgattTGATGAAGAATTAAGTTTCTCTTGTCCTTTGAcgcttatttctgttttgttaccAActcccttaaaaagaaaaagaagaaaagattctCTTAACCTATTTATGCACGTGTTGCTGCTAACAGGCATATTGACCTACTCCTAAGTCTCACAACAGAAACATTCAACACTCTTCAATGCAACACATACACGTGGTGATATCTACTACTGAGCTGCTTCCTTGCAGAACTTGCCATCCCTCTCAATCTCCCCTtacacacaaggaaaaaaaaaaaaatattccagtgaCTTTTCTAAACGTTACCTTCTCTCTAACGCTTAGGATGAAATAAATACCCTCCAGGTAGAGAGGCAGaagaaggaggcagagaaataGTCCTAAACCTTTTCCTTACACTGactgtgagaagctgctgtgCACCTGAAGGAAGCTAGGAGGCAGAACTCATTTTAGCAGTCTGTTATACAAAACGTagttattactttttaatacatTAGTAACAGTTTTGTCATCTCATCTGTTTCCCACAAATCCATTGATTTTAAGATTTACAGATAATTTCTGGATTATTTCAACTAGGAAGCTGGAATTAAACAACTTTAATATTCTGAATGTGTTATGAGCAAAAACGTGACCATCTGTAGGGAGCTTCTCTGCCACCAGTCAAAATGGTTACTGCCAGAGACTTTTGGATGCACTGAAATTAAGAGTTCAGAGCACTAAAGATTCTGTTGTCACATCTGTCTTTTGTTAGATTTAATCTCTCCAATGAAAGGAACACGTATTGTGAAAGCTTGGTGGACACAAGTTTAAGCTCCACAGTAAGACAGACTTGGGATAATTCATGAACAAAAGAGGAGTCACTATACAAAGTACATACCTTAGTGGAATAAACAAACTGATCGATGAGTTTTCCATCCCCAGCAGCATTCTGAAGGGCAAAAACCTGTTCAATTTTAACAACTGGAGACATGTTACATTTTTGAAGATCCAAGTTGTGCATGGTTATTGAAGCTGGTAAGGACTTTCTAGCTGCAGCTGTTTTCCATGCAATTTTCACAGGAGGTGGCTCCTCTTCTTCCACACTTGACTGCCTCCGTTGGCTTTGTCTTCGCACCTCAGCATTTGAAGGCGATGCTGCTACCACGTTGGCATGTTCTGGCTGGGTGTTCAACGCTGGCTTCGGTCGTCGGTTCTTCTTGGACTCCGATTTAGAAGCAGCAGTCTTTTTGGCTTTTGACAAAACCTCCTCTGGCTCTTTGTCTATGTAAATGAAGGTGTACTGTTCTATCCTTTCTTCCCGAGTCATTTTCAATGCTTTCTCAGCATGGGCAATACCAATATCCCACTGAGCACGCTCTCTTTGTGGCCTTGGTTTGCGAATCTTAAGGAACAAAGACAAGCAGCTAATTACACTGAAGATTTTGCCATGTATAGCACTTAAAATGCAATCCTGAGGCTCTTTAAATCTCTCAGGCAGCAGATTTAAGTTTGCTCTCCATTTACAGGGTATTTTTGAAAGGTGGACAGTGAATCCTCTGCTCAAAGTACCAGCAGACACTCGAGCTGGATCATATAACCATCACAATTAAAAGCGTCTGCCCTGAGTTACAACTTCACTAAAGACAAGAACAGGCAGCATTCAAGCCTGTAATTCTGTTATGAGACACAGAATTAATCCTAATTTATCTACTTTAAAAATCCTCcttatttttctataaacaCTCTTTTCCTTCCACATCAATATTTTGATTAGCATAAATATTGACTGAAGTAGTCCATCTACACAGTAAGTAATTCCGGTAGCTAACACTTCCTTTCCAGtaaaacaatggaaaagaaCATATCCTCTAGTATCAGGGGCTGGAAGAGCGtcctttaaaaactgtattttccaaagaacagGTTAATAGTGAACACACAGgcactgttttaatttaatattctaACACAGATGTAAAATTATCTCCAATGCCCAGGATGACTACCATCATGAGGAACCAACAGAGCAGGTTCAGCTCTCAGCCTCTTCACACGAAAGTCATAAGAGtatggaaacatttttagtatttttgcGAAAAACACTCTGCCAGTGAAATGCAGACAACCCTTTACAGGGTAAAGTACTACAGTGTCTCAGAACTGCCCCACGAGAGTTTCACTTACACAGGCACTGCAGATAACCCTCTACGCAATCAGTGTTCATCATACCTTCTGTTTCTCAGAGTGGTTGCTGGCTTGCTTAGCAGCCTCAGCCAATAATTGCTCATACTGTTTGTGTCCTTTGTACTCTCGAACCCGCTTCTCGTGCACCCACGCCCTCTCTGGCTGGTTGCTAAAAAACTGAACATGGTATTCACGGGcacctgaaaatgaaacattccAGTCAGCAGTTTTATCAACATCACTGTGCTGGTTTCACTTACGCTTTCCTCCTCCGCATCACTCAGTTCCTGCAGGTGGAAGTACCTAGCTAAAGTTTGGAAATAAGACGGGCCTAGATTTAGAACAGTTTAAGATGGGAAAATAAGTGTACCTTGCCCACACTGAACACACTTATCAGTGTCTTCTCATAAATACATTGACTTGAGAGAAGTGGGAGCATCTGTGCACAAGCCTAGTTGGCACAGGCTCATCTGTAGAGGTAATTTAATAAGTATTAGTTTTATACATTTCAGGAATAGTCCTGTTTAGCATACACACAAGCAGAATTCATCCTGCGAAGGGAGTTCAAAGAtaagatatttttcataaaggAACAACTACAGACACTTGATACATTCTGGCAAAGATCTTCCTCCCTTACCTCTTGTATTAATTTTGGTATGAACATCAAGCTGTGGATCACATGAAACCATGCAAGGCCACCAGGGGTATGTTCCCACCTTGGACCAAACCAGATCGCCAACCTGAAACTTGATGTCATGGGTGACTTGTGTTGGAAGAGAAGGCAAGAACTGCTGGACctacaaagaaaatgcaagcttAAAGCCACAGAAGACAATTTGGCATGCTTAGAGATGCACACGCTATCCATAGGgacttgttatttttctctcaggTATCCCTGACGTTTGATAATCTAACATGAGATCAGCATTTCTTAGAAACATGACAGAAAGGAGTTACATACAGCTAGGATTTACACAAGATAGTCACTGACAAACCAAGACACAAAACAGCAacctccaccaccaccccaaaaaaGTTTCTGCCTTATAAGCCGATTAAGAATGTTGCTTTGGGGATAAAATAGAGCAATAAATACAGTACAACGAGAGATATTTTGATGCAGTAATGATTAATAAAAGTTTCAAAGAAATGGCAACTGATTTATCTGACAAATTAAAGGATCCACGTAATGATTAGTCCAAAAATAGTAACACACTAGAAGTTCAAAAAGTGTTAATTAGTATATTTACTAACCGGGGTTTCCTCCAACACTGTATCTTCTCTTGGTCTTTCTGACAGCATGCTAAGCCTCTCATTTGGTCTCTAGGAAATGGGTAACAATGAcgagaaaaaaaggaaaacaaacacaaacaaggTAAGgggacagtaaaaaaaaaaaaggcataataatgaaaccaggcagaaaaaataattcagagagAAAGGCAACCATGAACCCAGAAAATATGAATATGATGACGCCTTATACCCAATTCAAAACATAGTAGCATCACAatcaaaaaatactttttttccctacactGTTTACATTACCATCACACCTACATACAACAATGTTCTCCTGTAACAGGTGATAGAAGAACATACACTTGGGGACAGAAAACCCAAATAACTTTCCACTAAATTAATACACAACTTCGAAGAACCAGAGAAGAACATATGAAGGATATCCATAGTAACGTGATGAGTCTCACTGTATACCAGTTATTTGCAAAAACTACATtacaaaaatcacattaaatATACAATATGAGAATTGTAAAATCAATGTTAAATTGCATATAGTTGACAAATATATTTGGAGGATCAAAAGTCAACAACATAAAGCCTATGGTGCATTTACAAGCCAGGCTGAGGCACACACGCAGTCTGTTCTGGCAGAGTAGGACAGGGAAAGGTTTTGACAGAAGAGGAATCATCACTGAACAGAAGCTAACATCGTCGGTGGAGTGGCCATGATAGGGATGTGCTGACACAGCAGGTGAGAAGATAAGAGGCGGGCTGTGAGCTATCTAATAAGACAGAGACCAGACATGTGCTTTTACTATAGGAGAGGAGAAGTCATTAGTCAAAGGACtcaaagagcagcaaaaagagGAGTCAGACACATGCAGTGAGAAACTAATAATGTTGTTAATCCAAATTACACCTAGtccatttaaaatgaagaccCCATGTTAGTCAATACTGCATGCTTCAGCTCAGAGAAACTAGGACACACACATGTAAACATCATCTAGAACAATTATGGTCAGTTCTGGCATAGGTCAGTATCTCATTTAGGGCTGCCTGTAGAAAACGATCATTTAAGACCGACCATATTAATATTTGCTGGGCAGAAATCATTCCTCCCTGGTCCAGCAGAAAGCATGGCACTGACTCCTGCCTTTCTTTTGCTACAGTGAGTTAGGGGAAACTTCACGTCTGCCAGAAAAGCCAAGCTGATTACACACACTGCAAACTTCTGGCTCCTTGCAGAATAGAACTAATGAGCAGAGTAACTTAGTCTTAAAACAAGTGTTCAGAGCTTAAAGTTCAACAATgttttcataacattttaatttcaaatcagCCTTTCAAGTACGAACATCCTCCCACAGCCAGCGGGCTTCCACAGAGATTACAGTGTCAGAATGAGGAAACAACTGCAGATCACCCTACTTTCAAACAGCCGTGCTGAGTATAAAAGTGTAAAACACCTGTTGTTCcagaagttttgtttgttcCTATTCAGATGAACCTAAGTTACAAGTCTCATACCATTAATATTAAAGATGACAAAAGCGTACATGATGAACGTACATGAAGATGAAATCGTGTAGCTGAAAGCCGAATGGTGGGAGGATGGAACTGAGACTGCACTGGATAATTCGTAACGGAAACCACTAGCACAAAATCCTGTTCATGTCAGAGTGATCTGCTGTCTGAAACAAGGGTGAACAACATGAAAGATTTTATTGCGACACCACCttttgaaagggaaagggaagctACAAGCAGGACAAAAGCAAGACCAAGATTTCTGGTGAATTCTGGATGATACATATGACTCAGAACTTGGAATTTGAGAGGCGAGGTTTTAGTTCAGTCTGGGAAAGACAGAAGATTATGTTCTCGTGACAACCAAGTAACACCAGTCAAACAGGGACAGGCACAGCTGAAGCTCCAAGAGGAGAATCCCTGGTAAGAGGGAGGACAAAATGATAAGGCAAAAGTGACAGCCTGATGTAGAGGTGACAGAAGTCTGGAGAAGAGGCCAGAAAGCCTGGATAAAAGACCGTGTCTTTAGCTGAACTCTGAAAGAACCAAACTCACCGAGATTTAAGTGAAACTTGGGGGATAAATGTATGATTACAACAGCAAGCAAAGGACAGGCGGACGAACAACataggagcagcagaggcattCAGCAGGGAGCTGACCGTGAGAACAGACCCCTCTTCCCACCCCTATATGCAGGTATAATGCAGGCACGAGGGAGATGCCACTCAGGGCACTGCCCTCCCGTAACAACTGCCTCCTGGTAGCAGGTTGCCAGCTGGACAGGTCAGTTGCTCCGGCCACTTGGAAGTggctggaaacagcatttccGAGATCAAGAAAATTACATACAAATGCAGTCAACGGACGGCTCGGATTTTAACTGGGTAGCCCATTTCAAGTTTGGATTACAATGTTTATTAAGATCTTACTGAGCTTCATTAGAGTCAGCTATGGCAACCAAATATAGTAGAAGCTCAAAATCTTGATACTTCACCAACCTGACCTCTGGAAGAGGTCCAGTTACCAGAAGGGAAATGTAACAGTTATAAAACTTGTAAATAGTCCTGGTaaggggtgcgtgtgtgtgtgtgtgtgtgaaatcaGTGTGCCTTCCATTACAaataacaccaccaccaccacatcaAGCATATGAACCTGCTATACTAGATCAGAGTCCTGACCCCTAGAGGACAGGATCTTCTCCCAAACCTACCACACGCGGCAAGTATCAAGGAGTTTCACAGGAACTTACAAGAAACTCAGCTATATACTGTAactgcccagcccagcctgagCCGGGCAACTTCTGTCCTGGCCTGTCACGGCAACTTCCCCATTCCTGACACTCACCACCCCTCTCTGCTACCCACTCGCCTCaaacagggaaaatacagaaaccaGTATCACAGAGTTGGCAGGAAtaagcaagagaaaaggaaacagaagtaaTGAAGTGTCttataaaactgaagaaaaaagaatggcTGAGAGTACCGAAGGCCAGTAATTTGTGTCTCTGCTTCCTGGAATCTACGTTAAAACaccacatatatacacacacgctGTATACGTACAACCATGTTACAAAACTTGACAGAAACAGTAATAGACATCAATACTGAATTTTCCCAAAGTTTGCTGAGTCAACTGGTACATCTAATTTGCCTGCTGTTTTAGAATACTAATTTCTACTGGCTTCCACATGTGCTACGTAGCTCTTGGGTTTTGTACATCATCACGATATTTAgaatatctttcaaaaattgattaaaaactGCAGTGCTGAATACTCCAAGTAACCCGACTTTCCACTGAATAACCAGCATTATTTTGAGACAACTTTAGGAATGTGTATGCTTTTGGCCAAAAGCTCCATCTTCAACACTGTCCAAAGCGTAGCAAACTCTGAACGTGCTAAAAcactaaataatattttaaaatattatataaccttttctaacatttattttttatatgcaGTCTTTTCACCAAAACTGCATTGTCCTAGAAATACAGTTCCTAGCAACCTAATATAGAGTACCCGACCAGTAAATAAAGCCTCATGACTTTAAGTATGTATACAACTAAAAGTAAGGAACAATACTGCTGAAGACGCATACTCCATCAACAACATCAGGTATACAGATGGCTGAAACTATTATTCCACTTACATTTTGCTCCTCTGGTTCTAATTTTGGAATTTTGTGCGACTTGCGCTCTTCCGATCGGGAAGAGTCATGCttgctactttttttccttttctcttttctcccttcatgTTTCGCCTTAGCATACTCACTCGCTTGTACTTCATTTAAAAGGTCCCCACACAGAGAGGACTCAAACAATTCCCTGCCGTTCTGGATagttttggttatttttaatttgatctCTGGTGAGCCAGTCTTCTTTGGAATCACCGTTTGTGAAACTGAaggtggtggtggaggtggcGGCTGGGGAGGGCAAGGTTTTTCCAGAACTTCGTGCGGCCTTGCGTTAGAGTTTTCCATTTGGTAATACTCTGGGGGACTAAAGTTTCTGACTGTACCAAAACCATTGGCCGAACCATTGGGATATTGACTGTACGTCTGGTATTTGGCTTGAGGTTCGTACATGTTGATTGTTGGTGGGTAGCCATTAGTGATGGGCGGAAGGTCCTCCGTCGTGGGCGTGGGGTACTGAAAGCCTTGCTGCAGGGCAGTTTCGTATGGCGTCTGTCCACCATCTTCAGCAATGTCACTGCTGGCATCAAAGGCATCCTCTTGGCGGATGTTGGCTGAGTCAATGAGTTGAGGTGGTTGCTGAATTGTGTTTCCCATGATCCCTtgcatgaaagagaaagagaaatccattgttctgctccagcatccttagctttccctttttctcatAGGGCCtaaaggcaggggaagggaaataAGAAGTCAGTGTAAATTGAAAGGTAACAATCAAGCAAATTAAAttgttgagaaaaaaaagagatctaaAGACCAATTTCCCCCTCTCCATTCAGTAGCCACCCTCTCACGGATTTAGAGAGGACTGGTATTACTGAATCTTTAAAGAGGGCTATTTACACATTTCTGCAGAACAACTTTTTTACATGaccactttcttcttttccaagacatttaaagaaatgttataAGCACCCACAAGTGCTTAAAAACTACGAGCCCAAGTGTTACAAAGTCAGAATAACGGTGCTAAAATTCCAACCACTCTCTATAGCCCTCCTAGTTTGGCACTAGGAAGCGTTATTCTAACACAAAGCAGTAAGACAGCAGACTTTGACCCTCAAGCATACAGAAGATACCAAGTTCTCTTGACGCCACAGTCACTGCAAACTGAACAAGCCAGAGAAACCACAGGAAGACCACTCAAACAAGAGAGAaacctcttctcttcctccctgcctccttgCTAAAATTCAAGACAGTTGAGCAGCCCTTAGGCCAGCGGCAGACCTAAGCCATGGGCTTTTCTGAACAATGGCACAATTAAAGGGAATAGGTCATTCCACCTTGGCTGCTGGGAAAACCAGTTCAGACGGTGCGACAGCCTCAGATGGGGTTTCCCAACCTCCTCCCTcaccagaaaagcagagcagagtttGCACCACTGGCTCTCAGCAGCTAGCAAGGAGGGTTATTCTCCTCACTCCCGCCCCTCTgccttattttaatattaaacactTAGCACTTAAACACTACGTGGTtttgagggagagaaaaatagcCTCAGCATCGAAAGATCTCCAAAAGCTGAGGTTATTCACAGAATTAGATTACAGCCGAGAAAGCTGTCATAAAGACTTTCAAATTTCCATTGCATATTAAACCACCAAATCAAAGTTAAATTTCCAAAACTAAAAAACTGGCTCAGAAAAGGCTTTTGCATTCACCTAAATAATCTCGATGttcaacaagaagaaaaatacagtgacCTAAACTTCAGGTGAGAAATACAAGTTTGCTTCCAAGCAAGGTCAATTTAGCCCTTCCAAAGTAAACATAGCTCTGTATTATTTATTCTGTCTCTGTGTAGGCATGAAGGAGGGTTACCGTGCCCTTTTGGTCAGGGTTTGAAATGACATTAACACATCCCACAGATACTTCTCATAATAAGAATCTACATATAACCCTGCCCACATTGAATTCTCACCCTCCCGATGCAACGCATCTCAATACCTTATCTAATAGTTTTCAAAACACCAAGAATACTTCCCTCCTCTGagactgcaaaaagaaatggaagttaTTAACAGTAACAAGTAAGAACTTGACCAGAATTTTGCTCTATGTTTTGTGGACTTCATACTCAGATTATATCGATGTTTGTATTCATCTTTACTGCCCCATGCAATCAACTAGGGGCACATTTGTCACTGTAATTAAGCAACTCAGGGAAACAATAGCACAATGCTATGCAGCAAAATTCACTAATTGCAGTGACTTTTAAATCTCGTGGCTGTAAAACCATCTCttctctccagcagctctctgcacaTCAGCCACAAAACCAACGCAAAAATGTCACTGTCGAGGGGACAGCGTATCTGGGGGACAGCACGTGGAGCAAGCAGGATTGCGTATCAAGGtcaaacaacacaaaaccaccaCCCATTCTAGGAAGAGGAAGTGGGATTGCTTGTACTATTTACCAATTCATTGCTACTTTACATCTGCTGAACCGAAGAGCAAACAACAGGTTTCTCACACTAGTAAGAAACTGCACCCTaggctgcttttatttgttaCTAAAACAAggttcaaacttttttttcttctgaatacttaaaaaaaaaacccaacccttaTCTTGAGAAGCTGCAACAGCACTTCAGTCATCCTAGCACATCCATTCGTGGATGGGCAGAGTCAAAGTAGAAACAGTTTAAGAAATTTTAGAATTACTCTTGTCTTCCTagttttttattgctgctgttttcttttaat is a window encoding:
- the NSD3 gene encoding histone-lysine N-methyltransferase NSD3 isoform X5, which gives rise to MDFSFSFMQGIMGNTIQQPPQLIDSANIRQEDAFDASSDIAEDGGQTPYETALQQGFQYPTPTTEDLPPITNGYPPTINMYEPQAKYQTYSQYPNGSANGFGTVRNFSPPEYYQMENSNARPHEVLEKPCPPQPPPPPPPSVSQTVIPKKTGSPEIKLKITKTIQNGRELFESSLCGDLLNEVQASEYAKAKHEGRKEKRKKSSKHDSSRSEERKSHKIPKLEPEEQNRPNERLSMLSERPREDTVLEETPVQQFLPSLPTQVTHDIKFQVGDLVWSKVGTYPWWPCMVSCDPQLDVHTKINTRGAREYHVQFFSNQPERAWVHEKRVREYKGHKQYEQLLAEAAKQASNHSEKQKIRKPRPQRERAQWDIGIAHAEKALKMTREERIEQYTFIYIDKEPEEVLSKAKKTAASKSESKKNRRPKPALNTQPEHANVVAASPSNAEVRRQSQRRQSSVEEEEPPPVKIAWKTAAARKSLPASITMHNLDLQKCNMSPVVKIEQVFALQNAAGDGKLIDQFVYSTKGVGNKTEISVKGQEKLNSSSNQRNEKAAVQNVSSPETTSGSTGSIEKKQQRRSIRTRSESEKSTEVVPKKKIKKEQVEMVPLTAVKTGLQKGASEISDSCKPLKKRSRASTDVELTSSAYRDTSDSDSRGLNDLQGSFGKRSDSPSATADADASDVQSVDSSLSRRGTGTNKKDTVCQICESSGESLVSCEGECCSVFHMECLGLKSMPDEKFICTECKNGEHTCFSCKLPGKDVKRCSVNTCGKFYHEACVRKFATALFESRGFRCPQHCCTACSMDKDIHKASKGRMVRCFRCPIAYHSGDGCIAAGSLFVSSHILICSNHSKRNHSSSAVNVGFCFVCARGLVVQDHSDPLFSSYAYKSHYLLNESNRAELMKLPMIPPPSSASKKKCEKGGKLLCCESCPASFHPECLNIEMPEGCWNCNDCKAGKKLRYKQIVWVKLGNYRWWPAEICNPST
- the NSD3 gene encoding histone-lysine N-methyltransferase NSD3 isoform X6, giving the protein MDFSFSFMQGIMGNTIQQPPQLIDSANIRQEDAFDASSDIAEDGGQTPYETALQQGFQYPTPTTEDLPPITNGYPPTINMYEPQAKYQTYSQYPNGSANGFGTVRNFSPPEYYQMENSNARPHEVLEKPCPPQPPPPPPPSVSQTVIPKKTGSPEIKLKITKTIQNGRELFESSLCGDLLNEVQASEYAKAKHEGRKEKRKKSSKHDSSRSEERKSHKIPKLEPEEQNRPNERLSMLSERPREDTVLEETPVQQFLPSLPTQVTHDIKFQVGDLVWSKVGTYPWWPCMVSCDPQLDVHTKINTRGAREYHVQFFSNQPERAWVHEKRVREYKGHKQYEQLLAEAAKQASNHSEKQKIRKPRPQRERAQWDIGIAHAEKALKMTREERIEQYTFIYIDKEPEEVLSKAKKTAASKSESKKNRRPKPALNTQPEHANVVAASPSNAEVRRQSQRRQSSVEEEEPPPVKIAWKTAAARKSLPASITMHNLDLQKCNMSPVVKIEQVFALQNAAGDGKLIDQFVYSTKGVGNKTEISVKGQEKLNSSSNQRNEKAAVQNVSSPETTSGSTGSIEKKQQRRSIRTRSESEKSTEVVPKKKIKKEQVEMVPLTAVKTGLQKGASEISDSCKPLKKRSRASTDVELTSSAYRDTSDSDSRGLNDLQGSFGKRSDSPSATADADASDVQSVDSSLSRRGTGTNKKDTVCQICESSGESLVSCEGECCSVFHMECLGLKSMPDEKFICTECKNGEHTCFSCKLPGKDVKRCSVNTCGKFYHEACVRKFATALFESRGFRCPQHCCTACSMDKDIHKASKGRMVRCFRCPIAYHSGDGCIAAGSLFVSSHILICSNHSKRNHSSSAVNVGFCFVCARGVAGIRSQCASPKKDCARFTFSKLPRMG